Genomic segment of Malus domestica chromosome 15, GDT2T_hap1:
ATTGACACTTACCAAATTTTCAGTCCTTTTGACAAACAACAAAAGTTAAATAAAAGCTTTACAGCTCTTAAGGAATATATCAGCACTCTTTAATTCCCTAAATAATTTGACCCGTGCTTCTCCCTCTGAACCTAAGTTAGTTCGAACTCATGCTGTCATGCAAAGGTTTAAATGTTTTCCACCACTGTAGTAAAAAGCCACTTTGGTGATatataattgattaattaattagaataTCGCTCGGATTAAGAAAAGATGGAAAACACAAGACATAAAAGGTTGATACAGGCAAAGAACTGATGAGTAAAAGGGCAAAAATAAACTTTTATTACCAATTAAGAAGAAACGAAATTACACAAACAAGCttaacttttttttctcttcaattaGATCCACAGTTACAAAGACTTACAGTGAAACAGCAATTCTGGGAAATTATTACCTAACAGATACAGCAGAGTTTACAGAATCTAATCAatttttctccctttttttccTACCATCTCAACATGCAAAAGAATTAGGAAGACCAATTAtaatctctctcactctctctctaagAAGGCCTAATTCTCTTGTGCCCAGCTTTTCCATCAGACTTCAAAGCCCCACTGGAATCCCCTCCCTCAGAAGAAGTATCCATGGATTTGGTGAATGAGCTTGAGAGATCACCATAAAGATCAACTACTCTCCTGATGTTGTTGTTGAGCTCTCTGATCAGACCCACATTTCTGCTTAAATTGTCAGGAATTTTGGACTCATGGTTGTGATTAATCTCATTTATCAGCACCCTGTTTTGGTCCAAGATATTCTGCACTTGCACAAAGCTCTTCTGAAATGTCTGCAGAACCTTTCCATCAATTTGTGTGCTGCCATTGCCAAGCCCTGAGAATGTGTCACCCTCCattgattgaattaaattaaattcttttattttctgagGACTCGGAAAAATTAGGATCAGATCAGAACCAGTCCTGCATAATCAAGAACAAAAGAATGATGATTCAAACAAAGAAACCCCAATAAGAAATATTGGAGAaagatgcttttttttttaataaaatgaaCTGACTTAGTGAAACATTTGGTGCACtatcggactaagaagcaggataaagAAAATAGTAAAGCCCTCAGTTTGGTGCTTGCTCGACAGGGACAAAATTGTTGTTCTACAttaatttcttttctattttaagTTCTCAAGCTCAACACAGACACAAGGAAAGAATTCAGATATCAGTCAGACGTACAAATCCAAATGGATAAATTATAGTACTTCTGCAAGATATCAGAAAGTCCTCGCATAAAAAATGTGAAGgttctcattttcttcctttACAAGCTTTTCGTTGAACTGTTTGATGAAATCCACCTTATTCCGATGAAGGAGAAAGTTAACGGATTTGAGAACAATACCATCATCTACAGAGAGAATCCTAAGAGGAACATGAGTAGGTGCTTTAGTAAAAATCATTAGCATAAgtatgtttatgttgattgaatGCCACTGAAAGCTCCTAACTTTAAGCAATTAATTAACAATTTATGATAAActcatcagaaaaaaaaaaagaaaaaaaaaaaaaaactgttcaAAGATTCATATCAGCATCAAAATATATGAAGCCGGACTTTCAACCCGAATCACCAAGATTTCAGGAAATCGGCTAAATATCACTGCACAAATGACCCTATCAAATCTAAGAAACGATTGACGAGATGGAAATTTCCGAAATTTGAAGGAAATTAACcaaaattgaacacaaaaaaaggaaaacggAAGACATCCCAAAAACCCAACCCCAATTAGAGTTGTAAATTCCAAATGAAGCAAAACCTAAATTACACAAACTAAGATGGCAGTCCAATCCACCAACCCAGCAAATGGACATTAAGAAATCAAACATTTCAGAGAAATCAATATTATGTAGAAAAAGGAGGCAGAGTCGAGTCACCTCTGACGAGTTATTCAGCTATTCTGAGTCCGTCAAGCATCTCTACCCAACTTCCATTCAACAGATCGGCGTGAAAGACCAGAAAACGTTACCGAATTCAGAATTCAGAAAGCTAGGGCACCCAAATCCAACGCAGAATCGTTCGTCTTCAGATCACACTCTGACTCCCTCCTtgtatttcttttcctttgctgGGACTCCGATTTCACGACGCGGCAGAAAGCAGCAAACGAAGACCATCGGCAGCGACGCAGGTCCGTCGTCGATCGTCTACATGTTGGACGTCTACGCGGAGGTGCGACAAGGAAGGAGAAGGGTGAGGGCGAAGGTGCGAAGGAGAAGACGACGACGAGGGAGCAGCTGCTGCGGCTGATGTGCGAGGGTGCGTAGGAGAAGGGAGAGGACGTGATTAGAGGGCGGCTTAGCAGTCCTCTGCTTTCCGGGGGTCTCGATCTTAGTGAGTCCCTCCTAATCCCGTTAAATTTGGTCCGACGAATGACCACAAGAGTCGTTCGTTTactgaaaaattatatttttatattaaaaattagtCTTAGTattatttacttttattttattttatttttatcgttaaaaatcaaaatttttaattttttttttttggagaaaggGAAATACATTACccataaataaacaaaacataaaaaggGCTTAAATAcacacaaagaaaaaaagaaaaaatggaccCTAAAACACACAGACAAAGCCTAAAGAAAGCATTAGGACCCAGCACAAACACACCACAcaacaaaagaaaccctaaatcacAGCTACTGTAGTTGCTCCTCCTGCCGCCAACACCTCCCAACAATTCGAAGCTATCTCCGCCACAAGGACCTGCCATCACACCATCTCGAGTCCCAGAGTTGAGGAAGAAAAAAGTCGCTCCATCCTCCACAAACTACCAAAACGATCGCCACCATAGAACAAAGGAAGCCCACGGGAAGAGAGATCCCACGAACGACAGCGCCAACAAGGATGAACAATGGGAAGAAACAACAAGGGTCAACAAAGGTGATGGTGCAAACACCCGAGCCAAAGCTCTACACACCCTCCCATGGAACAGCGACAAATCGCGGTGAAAACTGGCGAAATCGAAATTAGGATTGATGGAAAGAAAATGGAGCTATGGGGGAAATGACCGAATGAGATGGATGAAACGGGTGAACCTGATTTGAGGCTCGAGATGATGAAAACAGAGTCAAACAAAGTACCAGGAAGGAAACGGGGCTAAGGTTATTACAAAAAACCgccagagaaagaaaaagaacaagacaAAGGAAAATCAAGGGACTGCCACCGACCTTGCCATGGCAAGAGCCAACGGTGATGCAAAATATCAAATACAGAGTCACTCATACAGTCGGTGAGAAAGGCTCTCACTAAAGGAGAAAAGTtccccttttcattagttttgttTAAGACTTACCTAACTTTTTCAGGCCAATCCACTAAAAGCTAgcaaacaaacgcacccttaattATAACCTCTTATCTGAACATGCTTTGCACTAATGACCAAAACACGCTAAGAAAATGTAGGATAGTGATTTCCGTATTCTCGTTTTCATCTTCTGCGTTATCTACCTTATCTACCTTGGTTTTGTTCCTTGGTTATACTTTAACGAGTGTCCAGAGACAAAAAAAGAGTGCGAGAACCACTTGCCGGACGTAAGCGTACATGAGACAATTTATGTGGAAAAAATATTGACCTCCAAGGGTTCTTTTTCACAGGAGAATCAAATAACAGACATGAGTTTTgctgttattattattatttactaTTATTGTTGTTGCATTATTTATGATGAGATGGGAAAAGGCAGATCCCATTTCCATAAAAAGGAACCTTTTAATATGTACTAAGAAAAAACCCACCTAAGGCTCAGAGTTCCCAAAGAAGAATCTCAAACacccaaaaattaaattaaaaataaaaaaactcaagTCAATGAtgcaaagaagatgaggccatGAGAGGACGACTACTGCACACACAAACAGCATTCTTTGATCCTTACCCACAAAAATACAAGAACTAAATTAAATCCGTTAATtcccaaataaataaattaaataccCCAATTGGGTTAAGTTATCaaccaaaatataaaatttctaAATTGGGTTTTTAcaagaaattgaaagaaaaaaaaaagcagaaacATGGACTAATTGGGAAATCAGAGGCGCATGAAAATTTGCAGTTGAAGAAGAATAAAAACTCCAGAAGTGGAAAACAATACTAAATAAACTAAGAAAAAGAATAATGCctttaataaataattataaaattgCAAACACCAACAATACAAATATCTTCACAATCCAAATTTTGGGAAGAACCAAAAACTCCAAAAATCCAACAAGAAAGATTAGAACTTTGGATGAAAAACAAGAACCCGATATGGTCAATGTGTTTGCAGAAGAAAATTGAACAAAACCCATAAATtcaatatacaaaaaaaaaaacacatataattcagctaaaaaaagaaaagagacatccttttctgtttttttttattcaatccGGTTTTCCAAATactcaaaataaaatattataaaattcgTACCTTGGAAATCTGGAACATTAGTCTGGGAAAAGACAGAGATTGAATgaaagaggaggaagacgaCGACGGAATCCGAGAAAACGTTGCAAAAGATCGGCGATTGAATCGAATCTCCGGAACAGAAAGAGAGGAGAAGAAAACAGAACACAACACCTCTGAATtctgaaaaattgagagagagagagagagagagagagagagagagagagagtatatgTAGATTTGACAGTCACGCTCGGACCCCCCTCTCagtgtgtaaatattttagctCCCTTAATATATTGTTAATTGTCGTATAATAGTATAAAATCCATATCCAcctgttattttctaatttttatttttattttttatttattttattttggattCAGTTTGGGATTTGCTTGTGTGTTTCCTCATATCCTAATTATGGTTTGTTTATTGGTCATGTTGGTGGTGATTGATGATGCAATTAATCTGCAATTGCTGCCGGAATTGAGGTATTTTTGCGATTTGAGCACATTGCTGACAACATCTCTGTTATAGTTATTTAATTAACTGTAATAAAATCGTTTAACTTACTCACCACATCTCTAATATAACTGTTTAATTCATTGACCACATCTATAACTGTAATAGAGTTGTTGGTACTCATCTCTCTGCATCACTTGAATCACTTTGTTGTACACAACCAAATGTTGCATGCAAGTTTCTCGCTCGATAAAGTCTCATTACTCTTATTAGGCGATTGTCACTAGGTAATCTTTCTTTAATTTCTCTGCAACGTGTATAACCACATTTTTCTCATTTGATACGCAACCACTTCATAATTTCTTGTAAAGTCACGGTTATTGAATCTTGTTTAATTAATAATAGTTGCCTTTTAACACCCCACCCACCCCTTATTTGGTAATTTCATGTGAATAAAAGATATGAATTGTTAACATGTAAGACATGTGTAAGATTTATCTCTAATACAGTCTATCGACTCGTCTATGTAATAATGATTAAACTTTTAGAATTTAAGAATCAACTTTTTCTAGAGTCTAAAGCAATATTAGTTTTGTGTGGATTTACATACGAGATCTATATGATAGGTACATGAAAAATCTCTTAGGTGTCGGTTTACATATGTTTTCGCTTGAAAGGACTTTTGGTTTTGTGTATGAATTAGATCCATAATTTTTAGGATGTTTTCTTTCATCTTAAAACACAATTTCCTTTCAATTTAACATATTGCACATAGTGTAATGTAATATTTACCATCTCATTCATAATGTGATGCATTTGGTACTGAAAGAGAAAAGTACACATCAACCTTACTTTAAAAGACTAAGAAAGTCAACAAAGTTATCTTTTCACTTCACGcctctatttatttattttatttatttttttaacaaacagaTTGGTATTTCATTAATCATCTCAAACAATACACAAGTGCCAATTGGATACAAAGATAATACCAAaaagattaaatttgcaaacaaaatcatatgtcatcaataagaaataaacttgttaacacttaagtaataattcaaccatcaacaacaatattatttactttacataatttagtttaaaaatttagtctctctagcattacctaatatacaattaatattaggaaaattaatgaaaatgacttgaaaactttgagttttaacgataaagacaaaataaagggtaaagtgaatagtaataggtttgactttttagtgtaaaaatatgatttttaattaaagtgaacagtaccgtgggtttttcgttaaaactcctatTAATATTTGATAGATTTCAATTCTTTATGTCATCGATGTTGTTGTGATCAAACCCAACACTTAATAATAAGTGGTTAAGCTGGGCCAACAATTGTCGTGTTAGTGATGAACAATATTAGACCTAAAAAGTTTATCAGGTATAACCACATTAGTTAGGTTATGTATGTTCTTCTTATGCGCTCGAGTTTATATTCTCTTGAAAATGTCgtaattattttttgtaaaattatGAATCTaaggaaaattatgagtttggATTTTATGCTTATTAAAAAGATATAAAAGTCCTACAATCGTAATTACGGAAACCCATGTCCCAACTCTCAATTTTGTTTCGATTGTCCCCTTCGAAAATTAATAAATGAAGATAAAACTATGGTATTACACTATAAAGTCACTTCTAAAACGCTGCCAATCAGGTGAAGACGCGTATCCTGGGAGGCTCGGGAGATCTGCAAGTTTGGTTCCAAACCTAACCAGGTTCCCCAGCCTGCTGATTTGCTGCTGCTCTTCCTGCTGCAATTCTCTCAACCAATCAAAGTGGGGTGGACCCACTCTCTAATACCATGCTTCGGCAGAGGAAATTGTAACAATAGTTTATCAATTTTAACTAATTGAAGTGATGCTCtcttaattaaaaattcatgattATTGTtaccttaactcatcaaaacatgcagcTTTAGTTATTTTCCTCAACTCCGTAAGACTTCCGTTCAAATGAGTCACATGCACGCACGTGAGGCTGAAATGAAGGAGCAAAAATGGAAAACtaaatgagaaaaattgtagcaataacTTAACTCAACTGGAGTCATTACTTCAATTTTCTCGACGCTTGTAATATAAATAGGGATATGCTAtctacacactcatttttactttctACACACTCTCTTATTTGCAATCATCGGATCGACTGCATTAAATaatatcaaatgacataaattaagaaggaatgtgtgaaaagtaaaaagagtTGGATAGCACATCtctataaataatatttttttttttggttgaagaataaggaaaaaaaaagggaatccaAAAGGGACCGGCTTCTCTGACCTCCCACTTTCCGTACACTCTCATAttctcctattttgtgcggtcacggttaaaccacgtcaacattttatattgattttttttataaagataataagacaaaaaacaatagtaatataaaatgttaacatgaTTTAACCGTGATCGCACAAATAAGAAGGGATGAAAATGTAtaagaagtgggagggcagagataCCAGGTCCATCCAAAAGATGTGTATCTTGTGGACACGCCAGTCAAGTATAATCTCTTGTGTTTTCCTATGTGTGACGGAGCCTACACACCACTTTCAAAATCTattattatgttattttgtcTATGTAAAAATCGAATAAGGGATTTGTATCAAACATGGTTATGACGACAATAAAGGTGTTTGTACAACTAATTTACctctgttcactttaacgaaaaatcatatttttatactaaaaagttaattccggtactatttactttacccttattttgtctttatcattaaaattcaaagttttcaaaccattttcattaattttctcttttttagTAGTGTTTAGGAGTAAATTCTTtgtaatcatttatttatttctattaATCTTTCTGCACGAGCTAACGCACATGCACGAAGTCTTTTCTTAATCGCTGTCATTATGCGCTCCTAAGTATGTGATCTTAAGTAAAATTGTATTGCATTTTAAACATTTAGTCATTTACATATGTTATAATCGGTATGCCAATGAAATAAAGC
This window contains:
- the LOC103400861 gene encoding protein ELF4-LIKE 3; translated protein: MEGDTFSGLGNGSTQIDGKVLQTFQKSFVQVQNILDQNRVLINEINHNHESKIPDNLSRNVGLIRELNNNIRRVVDLYGDLSSSFTKSMDTSSEGGDSSGALKSDGKAGHKRIRPS